A single window of Caldicellulosiruptor bescii DSM 6725 DNA harbors:
- a CDS encoding helix-turn-helix domain-containing protein, whose translation MSAKEMVLEALKSSPEPMKTQDIVQKTGLDKKEVEKVIKELKSEGLIESPKRCFYKAK comes from the coding sequence ATGAGCGCAAAAGAGATGGTGTTAGAGGCTTTGAAGAGTTCTCCAGAGCCGATGAAAACTCAGGATATTGTTCAAAAGACAGGGCTTGACAAAAAAGAGGTTGAAAAAGTTATCAAGGAACTAAAAAGTGAAGGGCTGATAGAGTCACCAAAACGCTGCTTTTACAAAGCAAAATAA
- a CDS encoding S-layer homology domain-containing protein — translation MKKRTRIASSLLLVFVFLFSLLSVGYSAQEVILNSIPDKNPGEDVVISGQTMFDEIVIKVLRPNSTILYINTVKGKNFSDKFTLPADLPEGTYTVVTGKGSIVDIKTFNVVRKQPSLPNSFPEILIPNFKEAEKQAGVQPSQKEDIKQTDKAALPEITIDNSGIIRPKIYQLSEGRLDVRLDESLVQKALQMQVSKNKILTLDLKNSKPLVQYNIVLPSKVFTASFDVQEVLVDTDELDLKLPADLLKEKNIDKNKQIEILIKKVENSNIPSEIRAAVGKRPIYEIGFYQDLKKVNVERPTNSIKISIAYTPGIEELSGIENLVLFHIKEDGKTEILSNSKYVRTSKCVIANVNGFSKFAIGYVTKKFDDLKNYSWAEKAVSSLAARNIISGVDKSSFRPQEYIKRGEFVKWLVNALGLDAQYSSNFEDVKKDSSYWREVAIAKALGIAKGYANKFKPEDYITRQDMMVLVKRALEVANKPIVKTKSSLATKFSDSSDISLYAQDSISILVANDLIKGNSKNQILPRKFATRAEAAQLLFRIFFKWE, via the coding sequence ATGAAAAAAAGAACAAGGATAGCTTCAAGTCTATTGCTTGTTTTTGTGTTTTTGTTCTCTTTATTGTCTGTGGGATATTCTGCCCAGGAAGTTATTTTAAATTCCATACCTGATAAAAATCCAGGTGAAGACGTTGTAATTTCTGGGCAAACGATGTTTGATGAGATTGTTATCAAAGTGTTGAGACCAAATTCTACCATACTTTATATAAATACAGTGAAGGGGAAAAACTTCAGTGACAAATTTACTTTACCAGCAGACTTGCCTGAGGGTACTTACACAGTTGTTACTGGAAAAGGTTCTATTGTCGATATAAAAACTTTCAATGTAGTAAGGAAACAACCATCTTTACCTAATTCGTTTCCTGAGATTTTAATCCCTAATTTCAAAGAAGCTGAAAAACAGGCAGGTGTACAGCCATCTCAAAAGGAAGATATTAAACAAACTGATAAAGCTGCTTTGCCTGAAATTACAATTGATAATAGTGGGATAATTAGGCCCAAAATATATCAGCTGTCAGAGGGAAGATTAGACGTTAGATTAGATGAGTCTTTAGTACAAAAAGCACTGCAGATGCAGGTGTCAAAAAACAAAATTTTAACGTTGGATTTAAAAAACAGCAAGCCTTTAGTACAGTACAATATTGTGCTTCCATCGAAAGTATTTACAGCTTCTTTTGATGTGCAGGAAGTTTTAGTTGATACAGATGAATTAGATTTGAAACTTCCAGCTGACCTATTAAAGGAAAAGAACATAGACAAGAACAAGCAAATAGAGATATTGATAAAAAAAGTAGAAAATTCTAATATACCTTCAGAGATTCGTGCGGCAGTTGGGAAAAGACCAATATATGAAATTGGGTTTTATCAAGATTTGAAAAAGGTGAATGTTGAAAGACCTACAAATTCTATAAAAATATCTATTGCTTATACTCCTGGAATAGAAGAGCTGAGCGGTATTGAAAACTTGGTTTTGTTTCATATAAAAGAGGACGGGAAAACAGAGATTTTATCAAATAGTAAATATGTAAGGACATCGAAATGTGTGATTGCAAATGTGAATGGTTTTAGCAAGTTTGCAATAGGGTATGTTACCAAAAAATTTGACGACTTAAAAAATTATTCGTGGGCTGAAAAAGCTGTGTCTTCCCTGGCCGCAAGAAATATAATAAGTGGTGTTGACAAAAGTAGTTTTAGACCTCAAGAGTATATAAAGCGTGGAGAGTTTGTCAAGTGGCTGGTAAATGCTCTTGGCCTTGATGCTCAGTATTCTTCGAACTTTGAGGATGTCAAAAAAGATAGCAGCTACTGGCGTGAAGTTGCAATTGCAAAAGCACTTGGCATTGCAAAAGGTTATGCGAATAAGTTTAAACCAGAAGATTATATAACAAGGCAAGATATGATGGTTCTTGTTAAAAGAGCATTGGAGGTTGCAAACAAACCAATTGTAAAAACAAAAAGTAGCCTTGCAACTAAATTTTCTGATTCATCTGATATATCTTTGTATGCTCAAGATAGTATTTCTATTTTGGTTGCAAATGATTTAATAAAAGGAAATAGCAAAAA
- a CDS encoding Ig-like domain-containing protein yields the protein MFYRQDPDIEKNIVSVQRLDITTEVGQKPQLPPTVMVVYDDDTSSEANVTWEAIDESKYSAIGEFTVTGTVEGTTLKAYAKVKVINSKNLVKNYSFEEGLKYWISEGNTNAVKTESGGHSGTAQLTHWSDKPYKVVTYQTIENIPNGIYIFRAFANGGGGQNANYLFVKDYGGEELRINMPTTWVAEWHRMVIANIKVTTGRVTIGLYSDSENAGGTWCNLDDVEFFKVADSEFEILNANLQKDKGIVASVTVKQSEGIQHEGKEAIVFELLKGTTPVSIVAIEKDIIDAEDFKAYFNVNDYLSPDYRVKVFVFDKFDTSLSVPNSLAEPVELR from the coding sequence ATGTTCTATCGGCAGGACCCAGATATCGAAAAGAATATAGTGAGTGTTCAAAGATTAGATATTACAACAGAGGTAGGGCAAAAGCCACAGCTTCCGCCAACTGTCATGGTGGTTTATGATGATGATACATCCTCTGAGGCAAATGTTACATGGGAAGCTATTGATGAGAGTAAATACTCAGCGATTGGTGAATTTACTGTGACTGGTACTGTAGAAGGCACAACTCTAAAAGCATATGCCAAAGTCAAGGTTATCAACAGCAAAAACCTTGTAAAAAATTACAGTTTTGAAGAAGGACTAAAGTATTGGATAAGCGAAGGAAATACAAATGCAGTCAAAACTGAAAGTGGTGGGCATTCTGGGACAGCGCAGCTTACTCACTGGAGTGACAAACCTTACAAGGTGGTCACATATCAAACAATTGAGAATATACCAAATGGTATATACATTTTCAGAGCCTTTGCAAATGGAGGAGGCGGTCAGAATGCTAACTACCTGTTTGTAAAAGACTATGGTGGAGAAGAATTGAGAATAAATATGCCAACTACATGGGTCGCTGAGTGGCACAGAATGGTGATTGCAAACATTAAGGTTACGACCGGACGTGTTACAATAGGGCTTTATTCAGATTCAGAGAATGCAGGAGGTACATGGTGCAACCTTGACGATGTTGAATTTTTCAAGGTTGCTGACAGTGAATTTGAAATTTTAAATGCAAATCTGCAAAAGGATAAAGGAATTGTTGCGAGTGTTACAGTGAAACAATCAGAAGGTATCCAGCATGAGGGGAAAGAGGCCATTGTATTTGAGCTACTTAAAGGGACAACTCCTGTTTCAATTGTTGCTATTGAAAAAGATATAATAGATGCTGAAGATTTCAAGGCATACTTTAATGTAAATGATTATCTTAGCCCTGATTACAGGGTAAAAGTATTTGTATTTGACAAATTTGACACAAGCCTTTCTGTTCCAAATAGTCTTGCTGAGCCTGTTGAGCTTCGATGA